GGGCTCAGCGGCTCACCGGCGTACGCACTGGCCGAACGTCGGACCGCTGACCGAGTTGGCGACCTCCAGGTCGACCGGCGCGGCGGCGTTGCCGGTGCAGCCCAGCGGGCCGTTGACGGTGTTGCCGGCCACCAGCGGGGCGGCGCCCGCGTTGTTGACCACGTTGACCGGGCCGCTGATCCGGTTGCCGACCAGCAGGACCGGACCGGTGGTGCCGGTGACGTTCACCGGACCGCTGACCGTGCCCGCGGTCAGCACGAACCCGGCCGCGCCGCTGGCGTCCACCGGGCCGTTGATCGTTCCGCCGTTGACGATCAGCGTGGCGCCGGGCTGGACCCGGACCGGGCCCCGGACGGTGGCACCGGCGAGGCAGGCCACCCCGGAGACCGTCAGCGGGCCGTTGTGGGTGCCGGTCAGCGTCGGCGCGATCCGCTCGCCGGCGACCAGGCCCTCGGCGGCCTGCCCGTCGAGCAGCAGCGGCACCAGACCCCGCTCCGGCTGGGACAGCGGTACGAGGTACCCGCCGGCAACCTTGATCACCTTCCAGCCGTGCGCCGCGAGTCGCTGCGCCACGGTGGTCTGCCGGCCGGTCGGGCCGTCGGTGCGGGCACCGTGGTACTGCTCCTCGGTCAGCTTGTACGCGCACGGCGGCTGCGCCAGGATCTGGTCGGCCGCCGGGGCATCCAGCGGCGGCGGGGTGTCACCCGGGTGCGGCGCGGGATACGCCTCGATCGGGCGGGAGCCCCGGAAGACGATCCGGCCGGTGTTCGCGGACTGGAACCTGATCGCCTCGGCGCGGGCCGCGGTGATGTCGCCGACGCTCGCCCGGTGGTACGCGAGGAACTGGTGGAACGTCCACAGTGCCGAGTACGTCTTGCGCCGGCGGTTGTTGGCCGTGTTGCCCTCGTCCGGCCGGGTCGGTCCGCCGGAGCTGCGCAGCTCCAGCAGCGAGTTGACCACGTTCTTCAGGCCGAGGGTGTTGCGCAGGATGGTCTCCTCACCCAGGCCGACGTTGGCACCGGTGCAGCCGTACGGGCAGGCCCACCAGCCGTCCCTGGCGCCCTGGGTGTACATGTGGCCCTCGATCATGTGCTGTGACTCATCGAAGATCCCCTGGGCCACGTTCTGGTGTCGCGGCGGCAGCATCGGCAGGTCACCGGTGTTGGCGTTGCCGTACTCGTGGCCGTCGTAGCTGGCCACCGGCCGGTAGTCGCGGACCATCTCCACGAAGGCCTGCGTCTCCGGCTGGCGGATCAGGGAGTAGTCCCGGTTGAGGTCCTGCCCGGTGGAGTTGCCCCGGGTGTTGGCCGCCCGGCCGTCCCCGTTGATCGTCGGCACGATCAGCATGGTGGTCGTCGACAGCCGGTCGAGCGTGGCGGCGTCGTCGGTGAACGCCAGCTGCCGGGCCATGATGAGGCACGCCTCGCGGTCACCCGGCTCGTTGCCGTGCACGTTGCAGTTGACCACCAGCGGGTGCGTCGCGGCCACCGCCTCCGGGGTGGCCGGCGGGGTGGGGTAGCCGATGACGAACATGTTGATCGGCCGGTCGTTGACGGTGCGGCCGATCTCCACCACGCGTACCCGCTCGCTCAGCGCGTCGACCGCCGCGGTGTAGGCGTACTCGTTGACGTCGCTGGTGTACTGCGCGCCCAGCGTGGTCTCCCACTGGGTGCGCAGGCCCGCACCGGGCGCGTCCGGGTCGCCCCAGTGCCCCCGGGTGGTGCCGCTGACCGGGGCCGAGTACGGCTGCGCGGCGCCGTCGAAGCGGGCCCGGACCCGCCACTGGAACCGGTTGCCGGGGGCGAAGCCGGCGTCGGCGAAGGTCGGCGCGGAGGTGTTGATCTGACGGTTCGGCCGCCAGACACCGACGGTCACCGAATTCCCGGTGGCGGTGTCGTCGTCGGCGACGGGAGTGCGCTCGATCTCGTAGTCGGTGGCCCCGGCGACCGGGGTCCAGGCCAGGGTGGCGTACCCGTCGCCCTGCACGGCCGTGAGGCCCTGCACCTGGTTCGGCTCCACCTGCGCGATGGTGGCGAGCTGCCCGCTCGCCGGCACGGGTTGCGCGGTCGCCGCGAGGGTGACGGCGAGCAGGGCGGAGAAGACACCGGCCGTTGTCCGTCTGTATCTCAAGGGGATCTCCAAACAGGAGGGATGGCTGGGTACGCACAGCACACCCGCACCCGGCCGGCGACGGGGCCGCGAGCTGGGATTCTTGAGGATGATCTGAGGTTGGCGGCTCAGCCGGCCCGCAGCCGGTAGCCGACGCCGCGTACCGTCTCCACCAGGCCGGCGTCGTCCAGCTTGCCGCGCAGCGCCGCGACGTGCACGTCGAGATTGTGCCGGGTCGCCCAGGTGGTCTGCCAGACCTCCAGTTGCAGCCGGTCCCGGGCCACCACCGTGCCCGCCTGCCGGGCCAGCGCCACCAGCAGGTCGAACTCCTTGCGCGACAGGCCGACCTCGCGCTCGCCCAGCCAGACCCGCCGGGCGTCCACATCGATGCGCAGGGCGCCGACCTGCAACGTCGACAGCGGTCGGGCGGTACGCGCGGTGCGGCGCATCACCGCCTCGATGCGCGCCTGTAGTTCGACCATCGAGAACGGCTTGACCACGTAGTCGTCCGCGCCCGCGCGCAGCCCGGCCACCCGGTCGTGCTCCTCGACGCGGGCTGTCACCGCGATGATCGCGACACCCTCGTCGTGCTGGCGGATCCGGCGGCACACCTCGAGACCGTCGCGGTCGGGCAGGTTCATGTCGAGCAGGATGAGGTCGACCGGGTCGGCCTCGACCGCCTCGGCGGCCGTCACCGCCTGGACCACGTCGTGCCCCCGCCGCCGCAGCGCCGACGCGAGGCCCGCCGAGACGCGCAGGTCGTCTTCCACCAGGAGCACCCGCACCCGCGCCCTCCTCGCACCTCACCGCCGCCGGATGCCTGCGAGTGTGTCGGATGTTAAGCGGCGGTCACCAGTGCGGATACAAGATCGTAACGACAGAATGACCTGCCCGAACGGGCCTGGCCGTGAGCGTGGCGGCGATCGCCCTTGCATTAGGTTAGGTTTGCCTAACCTAATGCGAGGGCGGTGTGCGATGTCGAAAGCACGAGTCAATGGCGAGGTGCTGGAGGGAGTCGCGGCGACGAGCCTGTGGACGCTGCGGAACCGGGCGGTCGAGGCGATGAACCCCCGGTCGGACTTCGAGGATCCGTGGTCGGTCCGGCTCTACGAGTCGATCGACTACGACTTCGACCGGTTCGGTCGCCCCAGCCAGTCCCATCCGTTGCGCGCGGGGGCGATCGACGCCGCGGTGCGTGGGTACCTCGCGGCGCATCCGGCGGCGACGATCGTGGCGCTCGGCGAGGGCCTCCAGACGACCTACTGGCGGACCGGCCGCCCCGACGTGGACTGGCTCTCCGTGGACGCCGCCGCCGTGCTCGACGTACGGGCGCGCCTGCTGCCGCCCGAGCCGCGGATCATCCCGCTGGCGGTCTCGGCGCTGGACCGGTCCTGGCGGGACCGGGTCGACCCGGCCCGGGGCGTGCTCATCGTCGCGGAGGGGCTGTTCATGTACCTGCCGCCGGCCGAGGTGCTGGCCCTGATCGCCGACTGCGCCCAGCGGTTTCCCGGTGGGCAGCTCATCTTCGACTCGATCCCCGCCTGGTTCAGCCGCCGGACCCTGGCCGGGCTGAATCTCTCCGACCGCTACACCGCCCCGCCCATGCCGTTCCACCTCTCCGTCACCGAGGCCGGGCGGCTCGCCACGGAGATCCCGCAGGTCGTGCGCGCGGTGGACGTGGCCCTGCCGCCCGGTCGAGGGCTCTGGCGGTCCCGGGTGCTGCGGCGGCTGTCGAACCTTCCGCCCCTGCGGGACCGGCGGCCGTCACTCACCCTGCTCACGTTCGCCGGCCACCCCGGCGAGGCCCGACGTGCCACCGGCCGGGACCTCGGCGGATCGTAACGACACCACGAACTGGCCGACCGGGCCTGGCCGTGACCACGTTGAGCACGTCGCGCGGCGCGGCGTCGTCGCGGACCACGAGATCGAACGGCAGGTACGCGTCGTCCGGCCGGCCCGCGACCTGCCCGGCGTACGCCAGCAGGTCGTGGGCGACGTGGGCCGCCGTCGTCCGGCAACTCCACTCCAGTGTCCCGGCCCGGCCATCCCAGTCCCGTGCCTCGTGCGGCCTGAGCACCCGCATCATCTCGGCCACCGCCTGGTCGACGTCGCCACCATCCATCGCACGCATGCCGACCAGGGTGCCAGCCGCCGTCCGGTCGGGATCGGCCACGGTGGCCACCCGCCGGCCCGATCGATCCGTCTGTGCCATCAGCTCGACAGGCGTGACGGACGTTCCCACCGCCCGTCCCGACCCGCCCACCGCGGAGTCCGGTGCTGCCGGGCGGACCGTTTCCGCTCCGCCCGGCGGCCGACCGAAGGGCCGTCTCCGCTCCGCCGGCAGCCGACCGGAGCCGGGTCAGCGCAGGCCGGCGGCGGCGAGCAGGTTGCCCTCCGGCACGCTCGGCAGCGCCCGGCCGTGCGCCATCTGCCGCGCCGCGCGCTCGGCCGTGACGGCCGGGGCGTGGGCGATCGCCGAGGCGTACGTCGACGCGGTGCGGCTGGCGATCGCCGCCCAGCCGTACTGTTCGTGCACCATCGCGCGGGCCCGGCGGGCCAGCACGCGGGCGCGCTCGGCGTCGGAGAGCAGCGCGTGCACCGCGTCGGTCAGTGCGTCCGGGTCGTGCGGGCGGAAGGTCATCCCGGTGACACCCGGCTCGACGATCTCGGCGAGCCCGCCGGTCTCGGCGACCGCGAGCGGCGCACCGGCGGCGGCGCCCTCCAGCGCGACCATGCCGAACGGCTCGTAGATGCTGGGCACCGCGAAGCAGTCCGAGGCGGCCATCACCGCCGGCAGGTCGGTGCCGCCGAGGAAACCGGGCAGGCTGACCGTGCCGGCCAGGCCGTGCCGGTGCACGTCGGCCTCCAACTCGGCCCGGTACGGGCCGTCGCCGACGATCACCGCGCGCAGACCCGGGTGCCGCTCGCGCAGCCGGGGCAGCCCGGCGAGCAGGTGCTGCACGCCCTTCTCGTAGACCAGGCGGCCGGCGAAGGTGACCAGCGGGCCGTCCCCGGCGAACCGGGCCCGCGCCCGGGCCACCGCGGAGGCCGGCACCCGCCAGCGGTGCGGCTCCACCCCGTTGGGCACCACGTCGACCCGGTCGGCCGGCACGCCGAACAGGCCGGTCACCTCGTCGCGCATGTAGCGGGAGCAGACGATGACCCGGGTGGACTCGCCGCCCAGCCAGTGCTCCACGCCGTGGATGGTGCGGTTCATCTCCTCGGGCAGCCAGCCCTGGTGCCGGCCCGCCTCGGTGGCGTGGATGGTGGTGACCAGCGGCAGATCGAGGTGATCGCGCAGGGTCATCGCGGTGTGCGCGACGAGCCAGTCGTGGGCGTGGATGACGTCGTACCCGCCGGAGGCGGCGGCGCGCAGCGCGGCCCGGGTCAGGGTGTGGTTGAACGCCATCGTCCAGGCCAGCAGCGAGCCGGTGGCCAGCGGAAAGGTGACCGGATCCTCGGCGGCGCGTACGACGCGCACCCCGTCGACGTACTCCTCTAGCGGCGCGCCCTCGGCGTGCCGGGTGACGACGGTGACCTCGTGCCCGGCGGCGGCCAGCGCCACCGACAGGGCGTGCACGTGCCGGCCCAGGCCGCCCACGAGCACCGGCGGGTACTCCCACGACAGCATGAGGATGCGGCGGGTCGGCGACCCGGCGAGCGGGCCGGGCTGCGCCGGAACCTGGGGTCGCGAGGTGAGCGTGGGGCGGTGAACGCGGTCCGAGGCGGTGGCGGGGCGCCCGCCGACCCGCAGGGTCGTCACATCAATCTCCGTCCGTGCAGGGAGGAACGCGCCGGCGTCGGTGACGGCGAGGGGCAGCGTTGGGTTTCGGACACGCGGAGACGCGTCCGGCGGTGCGAGGATCGGTAGGCGCGCGGAGACGCGCCCGCAGACAAGGAAACGTCATGACGGCCGATCCCGCACCTCGAAGGCGGCCACAGTGACTGATGACACCGCAAGGGTTCACGCCGGGTCAGTCGGGCGGATACCGGGCATTCACCCGATCGGATGGATTGGCGGTGGACCGTGCGGGGCATTACCTCGCGCGCTCACGACACTGGGCCGAAGGAGCGACATGCAGGTCTGGCCGGGCGAGCGGTACCCCCTCGGGGCCACCTACGACGGGATGGGCACCAACTTCGCGATCTTCTCGGAGATCGCCGAGAAGGTCGAACTCTGCCTCTTCGACGAGTGGGACACCGGCGCCGAGCGCCGGGTCGAGCTGCGCGAGGTGGACGCGTACGTCTGGCACGCGTACATCCCGGGGATCGGGCCGGGGCAGCGGTACGGCTACCGGGTGCACGGCCCGTACGACCCCGCCGGCGGGACGCGCTGCAACCCGCACAAGCTGCTCATCGACCCGTACGCCAAGGCGATCGACGGCGACGTGCGCTGGGATCCGGCGGTCTACGACTACGAACACGGCGATCCGGAGCGGATCAACACGGCCGACTCGGCGCCGTTCATGCCGAAGTCGGTGGTGGTGAACCCGTACTTCGACTGGGGCAACGACGCGCCGCCGCGCATCCCGTACCACCACTCGGTGATCTACGAGGCCCACGTACGCGGGCTGACCATGCGGCTGCCCGGCATCCCCGAGGAGTTGCGCGGCACGTACGCCGGCATCGCCTCGCTGCCGATGATCGACCACCTGACCCGGCTCGGCGTCACCGCGATCGAGCTGATGCCGGTGCACCAGTTCGTCAACGACCATCGCCTGACCGACCTGGGGCTGCGTAACTACTGGGGCTACAACACCATCGGCTTCTTCGCCCCGCACCACGCGTACTCCGCGCTGGGTCACCTCGGCCAGCAGGTGCAGGAGTTCCGGGGCATGGTCAAGGCGCTGCACGCGGCCGGCATCGAGGTGATCCTCGACGTGGTCTACAACCACACCGCCGAGGGCAACCACCTCGGCCCGACGTTGAGCTTCAAGGGCGTCGACAATCCCAGCTACTACCGCCTGGCCGAGGACGATCGGCGGCACTACGTCGACTACACCGGCACCGGCAACAGTCTCAACGTCCGCAGCCCGCACTCGCTGCAACTGATCATGGATTCGCTGCGCTACTGGGTGACCGAGATGCACGTCGACGGGTTCCGCTTCGACCTCGCCGCCACCCTGGCCCGCGAGTTCTACGAGGTGGACCGCCTCTCCACCTTCTTCGAGGTGGTGCAGCAGGACCCGGTGGTCAGCCGGGTCAAGCTGATCGCCGAGCCGTGGGACGTCGGCCCCGGCGGCTACCAGGTCGGCAACTTCCCGCCACAGTGGACGGAGTGGAACGGCAAGTACCGGGACACCGTCCGCGACTTCTGGCGCGGCGAACCGGCCACCCTCGCCGAGTTCGCCTCCCGCATCTCCGGCTCCGCCGACCTCTACCAGGACGACGGGCGCCGCCCCTTCCACAGCATCAACTTCGTCACCTGCCACGACGGGTTCACCCTGGCCGACCTGGTGTCGTACAACGACAAGCACAACGAGGCCAACGGCGAGGAGAACCGGGACGGCGAGAACCACAACCGGTCCTGGAACTGCGGCGTCGAGGGCGACACCGACGACCCGGGGGTGCTCGCCCTGCGGGCCCGGCAGCGGCGCAACTTCATCGCCACGCTGCTGCTGTCGCAGGGCGTGCCGATGATCGGCCACGGCGACGAACTGGGCCGCACCCAGCGCGGCAACAACAACGCCTACTGCCAGGACAGCGAGCTGGCCTGGGTCGACTGGGACACCGTCGACACCGACCTGCTCGACTTCACCCGCCGGCTGGTCGAGTTCCGCCGCCAGCACCAGGTGTTCCAGCGCCGCCGCTTCTTCACCGGGCTGCCGGTGCACGGCCGGGGAGTCGACGAACCCCTGCCGGACCTGGCCTGGTACACCCCCGACGGCCGGCAGATGACCGGCGAGGACTGGGGCAACGACTTCGGCCGGTCGGTGGCGCTCTTCGTCAACGGCGACGGCATCCGGGAACGCGGCCAGTACGGCCAGCGCCACCGCGACGCCTCCTTCTGGCTCTGCTTCAACGCCCACGACGCACCGCTGGACTTCACCCCACCGCCGGTCGAGTTCGGCCAGCGCTGGGAGATCGTGATCAGCACCGCCGAACCCGACCAGGACAAGGGCACCACCGTGGAGGCGGGCGGCACGGTCTGCGTACCGGACCGCTCGCTGGTGGTGCTGGAGAGGGTGGCCTGACATGCCCGCGAACCCGCGCCCCGTCGCCGCCACCTACCGGGTGCAGGTGCGCCCCGGCTTCGACCTGGATGCCACCGCCGGCCTCGCCGGCTACCTCGCCGACCTCGGCGTCACCCACCTCTACAGCGCGCCGCTGCTGGCCGCCGCGCCGGGCAGCGCGCACGGCTACGACGTGGTCGACCACCGCCGGGTCAACCCGGAACTCGGCGGCGAGGCCGGCCGGCAGCGGCTGCTGCGCGCCCTGCGCGACACCGGGCTCGGCCTGGTCGTGGACATCGTGCCCAACCACGCCGGGGTGGCCGTGCCGGTGGCCAACCCGGCCTGGTGGGACGTGCTGCGCCGGGGACGCGACTCGGCGTACGCCCGCTGGTTCGACATCGACTGGGACGCCGGGCGGCTGCGGTTGCCGGTGCTCGCCGACACCCCCGACGCGCTGGACGACGTCAAGCTCGCCGACGGGGAACTGCGCTACCACGAGCACCGTTTCCCGATCGCCGACGGCACCGGCGACGGCAACCCCCGCGAGGTGCACGACCGGCAGCACTACGAGCTGATCTCCTGGCGGCGCGGCGACGCCGAGCTGACGTACCGCCGGTTCTTCGCGGTCTCCGGCCTGGCCGGGCTGCGGGTGGAGGACCCGGAGGTCTTCGCCGCCACCCACGAACTGATTCTGGCGTGGGCGGCGGCCGGCGAGGTCGACGGCATCCGGGTCGACCACCCCGACGGGCTGCGCGACCCGGCCGGCTACCTGGCCCAGCTGCGCGACGCCGCGCCCGACGCGTGGCTGATCGTGGAGAAGATCCTGGAGTACGGCGAGGAGCTGCCCTCCTGGCCGGTGGACGGCACCACCGGCTACGACGCCCTCGCCGCGGTCGGCGGCCTCTTCGTCGACGGCGACGCGGAGGCCGACCTCACCGCCCTGGACACCCGGCTCACCGGCCGGGCCACCTCCTGGGCCGACCTGACCCACGACACGAAGCTCGCCGCCGCCACCCGGCTGTTGTCGGCGGAACTGACCCGGCTGGCCGCGCTCGCCCCCGACGTCGACCGGGACGCCGCCCGCGCCGCCCTGGCCGAACTGGCCGCCGCCTTCGCCGTCTACCGGGGCTACCCGCCCGAAGGCGCCCGGCACCTGGCCAACGCCCGCGCCGAGGCGGGCCGCCGTCGCACCGACGTGACCGGCGCGCTGGACGCGATCACCCGGCGGCTGCGCGACCCCGACGACGAGCTGGCCCGCCGCTTCCCGCAGTTCACCGGCGCGGTGATGGCCAAGGGCGTCGAGGACACCGCCTACTACCGGTGGAGCCGGTTCGTGGCGCTCAACGAGGTCGGCGGCAGCCCCACCCACTTCGGCACCCGGCCCGGCCGGTTCCACCGCTTCGCCGCCGGTCGGCACGAGCGCTGGCCGGCCAGCATGACCACCCTGTCGACCCACGACACCAAACGGGGCGAGGACGTCCGGGCCCGGCTCGCCGTCCTCGCCGAGCTGCCGCGCCGCTGGGCCGACCAGGTCACCCGGTGGATGGCGGCGGTCCCGCTGCCCGATGCCGCCCTGGCCCACCTGCTCTGGCAGACCGCCGTCGGCGCCTGGCCGCTGCCACGGGAGCGGCTGCACGCGTACGCGGAGAAGGCGGCCCGGGAGGCGGCGGCCTCGACCAGCTGGACGGACCCCGACCCGGCCTTCGAACGGGCCCTGCACGCCCTGGTCGACGCGATGTACGACGACCCGACCGTCCATGCCGAGCTGGCCGCGTTCGCCGCCGAGATCACCCCGCCGGGCTGGTCGAACTCGCTCGGGCAGAAGCTGGTGCAGCTGGCCATGCCCGGGGTGCCCGACACCTACCAGGGCACCGAGCTGTGGGACAACTCCCTGGTCGATCCGGACAATCGCCGCCCGGTCGACTTCGGCGTACGCCGGGAACTGCTGGCCCGGCTCGACGCCGGCTGGCGGCCGGCGGTGGACGACACCGGCGCGGCGAAGCTGCTCGTGGTCTCCCGGACCCTGCGGCTGCGTCGTGACCGCCCGGACCTGTTCGGCGACTACCTGCCGGTGACCGCCCACGGGCCGGCCGCCCGGCACGTCGTCGCCTTCGACCGGGGCGGCGCGGTCGCCGTGGCCACCCGGCTGCCGGTGCGCCTGGCCGCGGCCGGCGGCTGGCGGGACACCACCCTGTCATTGCCCGTTAAAGAGATGTCGTGCCTGTTCACCGGGCAGGTCTACAGTGGCGGTCAGGTCCGTCTCGCCGACCTGTTCGCCACCTATCCCGTCGCGCTGCTGGTGCCCACCACCTGACCCGGGAGGCCGCATCATGTCCGAGTTCACGGTCTGGGCACCGGAGGCGAAACGGGTGCGGCTGCGTCTGCCGGGCCGCGCCGACCACGAGATGAGAGCCGGCCGGGAGGGCTGGTGGCGGGTCGAGGTGCCCGACGCCGGCACCGACTACGCGTTCCTGCTCGACGACGACGACCAACCCCTGCCCGATCCCCGCTCTCGGTGGCAACCGGCTGGCGTGCACGGGCCCAGCAGGATCTACGACCACGCCGCCTTCGGCTGGACCGACGGGGCGTGGACCGGCCGGCAACTGCCCGGCAGCATCCTCTACGAGCTGCACGTCGGCACCTTCACCCCGGACGGCACCTTCGACGCGGCGATCGGCAAGCTCGACCACCTGCTCGACCTCGGCGTCGACATGATCGAGCTGCTGCCGGTCAACGCCTTCAACGGCGAACATAACTGGGGGTACGACGGGGTCTGCTGGTTCGCCCCGCACGAACCCTACGGCGGCCCGGACGGCCTCAAACGGCTGGTCGACGCCGCCCACGCCAAGGGGCTGGGGGTGATCCTCGACGTCGTCTACAACCATTTCGGGCCCTCCGGGGCCTACGCGCCGAAGTTCGCGCCGTACCTCGCCGAGCGGAACACCCCCTGGGGCAACGCGGTCAACCTGGACGGCCCACACTCCGACGGGGTACGCCGCTTCATCACCGACAGCGTGCTGATGTGGCTGCGCGACTACCACGTCGACGGCCTCCGGCTGGACGCCGTGCACGCCATGCCCGACACCCGCGCGGTGCACCTGCTGGAGGAGATCGCCGTCGAGGTCGAATCGCTCTCGACGCACCTGGGGCGCCCGCTGTCGCTGATCGCCGAGTCCGACCTCAACGACCCCCGGCTGATCACCCCACGGGAGGCCGGCGGCTACGGCCTGCACGCCCAGTGGAACGACGACGCCCACCACGCCCTGCACACCCTGCTGACCGGGGAGCGGCAGGGCTACTACGGCGACTTCGGCACCATGGAGTGCCTGGCCGAGGTGCTGACCGGCGCGTTCTTCCACACCGGCACCTGGTCCAGCTTCCGCAACCGCCAGCACGGGCGGCCGGTCGACCCGCGTACCCCCGGGCACCGCTTCGTGGCGTACCTGCAGAACCACGACCAGATCGGCAACCGAGCGGTGGGTGATCGCCTCTCGGCGTCGCTGTCGCCGGGGCTGTTGCGGGTGGGGGCCGTGCTGCTGCTGACGGCACCGTTCACGCCGATGCTGTTCATGGGGGAGGAGTGGGCGGCCTCGACCCCGTGGCAGTACTTCACCTCGCATCCTGAGCCGGAGCTGGCCACTGCCGTGGTCACCGGTCGCCGCCAGGAGTTCGCCTCGCACGGCTGGTCGTCGGCTGACGTGCCGGACCCGCAGGACCGGCAGACGTTCGTACGCTCCCGATTGGACTGGGCCGAGCTGGAAAAGCCGGAGCACCGGGCGATGTACGACTTCTACCGGCGGCTGATCGCGCTGCGGAAGTCCCGCCCCGAGCTGTCGGACCCACACCTCTTCGCGATCGAGGTGCGACACGGCGACCGCTTCGTCGTGATGCGGCGCGGTGGCTGCCTGGTCGCGGCCAACCTGGCGTCGAAGCCGCAGCGGGTGACGCTGCCGGGGGTGGCCCGACGGGTGCTGCTGGCCACCGGCGAGGGCGTCACCGTGCAACGCGACCGCATCGAACTCCCCGCCGAAACAGCAGCCATCGTCGCGCTCTGACAGCCGGTGGCCGTTAGCCGTTGGCTACCAGAAGCGCCACTGGGCGGGATCCTCGTGGCCCTCCACCAGCCGAATCGAGGCGGCCAGCTTCAGTGCGTCGTCCCGGTCACCCACCGCGGCAGTAGCGCTTCGAGCGATGAACAGCTCCGCGACGCACTCGGCGCACCCACCGGGAAGCTGCGCCACCCGGTAGACTCCTGAGGTGCCGATGCCTCGCGATTCGAAAGCGGTGGCGGACCGGCCCGACACGGTGACACGGTCGTTGTCTCTGGTACGGAACAGGCTCTTGGTGCTGACACCGACCTGGATGACAGGTCGCGGATACTCGTGAATGTCCTTGACCGGCGCCACCAGGTAATCGGCGGAGGCCGTTACAGGTCCGTCCGCTTCCCAACGTCGGTACGTACTCTCCAGCACGGCACCGTCGGGCAGGCCCACCACCTGGAACGGCAGGGTCCGTGGCGTGGTATTCCAGCGAACGCCCTCGGCCACCTGACGCGTCATCTCATCGCGACGCTCGGCAGTGCTCACCGTGCCTAGCCTCATTCGCATCCACGCGTCCGGCGCGTACTCCCAGGCCAGCACCCGATTCTGGTCCGACATGGACTGGAAGGCGGGACGACCGTGTACCGGCTTGACCCGCTCACGAGGAATGCCCTCCTTGCCTGAGTCTTCGTCCACTGGAACGAAGCTGTGGACGTCGGCGCCCCGCGCTGCCATCCAGATCTCGACGTGCCAGGCGGTCTCGTCTGAGGAGGTGTCGTCCTCCTCAGTGGTCGAAGCGCCATCGAACGATCCGTAGACCTCGAGTCGGTGAACGCCGGGCTCGGTGGTGTAGGTGGCGTCGAGGACGGGGCCAGGCAGATAGCCGAGGTGGAGCAACTGGTGGCCGAGGTCGAATCTGACGGGTACTGACGTGGTTAGGCCGCTGGAAATGTCGTCCGTCTTCGATGCCCGTCGGGTGGCCCGAACGGTCAGGCCCGCCACCACCGCGACCACCGCGACCACGACCGTCACGACCCCCAGGATCAGGCGACTGCGACTGGGGCCGGCGGTCGATGGCACCTCGGTGCCGGAGGCAGCTGACATCTTGCCCGGTTCGTGTGCGTCACTCGCCACGGACGTCCTCCCGGATCGGTGCGCCGTGCTGCGGCGGGGCCCAGGGAGTCTACGACCGGTTCCGTCCCCGCCGCTGCCCTTGGCCTGACCACGAGACCCTGGTGGTGCCGCGTCCTGACGCGTCGCTGAGCGAGCGCCCACCATTTTCGTGGCAGTGCAGCTGGTCCCAGCCCGGCGTGTCGAACAGCTACGCCGCCACGATCACGGCCGCCGAATCAGGTCCGCGCAATCGGGCAACTGAGGCGTGGACTTACCGCCCCTGTTCGGACTGGGTTCGGGCTGGCCACCGTCGAGCTGGCGCAGGTGG
This is a stretch of genomic DNA from Micromonospora sp. WMMD1082. It encodes these proteins:
- a CDS encoding response regulator transcription factor, producing MRVLLVEDDLRVSAGLASALRRRGHDVVQAVTAAEAVEADPVDLILLDMNLPDRDGLEVCRRIRQHDEGVAIIAVTARVEEHDRVAGLRAGADDYVVKPFSMVELQARIEAVMRRTARTARPLSTLQVGALRIDVDARRVWLGEREVGLSRKEFDLLVALARQAGTVVARDRLQLEVWQTTWATRHNLDVHVAALRGKLDDAGLVETVRGVGYRLRAG
- a CDS encoding class I SAM-dependent methyltransferase, coding for MSKARVNGEVLEGVAATSLWTLRNRAVEAMNPRSDFEDPWSVRLYESIDYDFDRFGRPSQSHPLRAGAIDAAVRGYLAAHPAATIVALGEGLQTTYWRTGRPDVDWLSVDAAAVLDVRARLLPPEPRIIPLAVSALDRSWRDRVDPARGVLIVAEGLFMYLPPAEVLALIADCAQRFPGGQLIFDSIPAWFSRRTLAGLNLSDRYTAPPMPFHLSVTEAGRLATEIPQVVRAVDVALPPGRGLWRSRVLRRLSNLPPLRDRRPSLTLLTFAGHPGEARRATGRDLGGS
- a CDS encoding glycosyltransferase family 4 protein, which produces MTTLRVGGRPATASDRVHRPTLTSRPQVPAQPGPLAGSPTRRILMLSWEYPPVLVGGLGRHVHALSVALAAAGHEVTVVTRHAEGAPLEEYVDGVRVVRAAEDPVTFPLATGSLLAWTMAFNHTLTRAALRAAASGGYDVIHAHDWLVAHTAMTLRDHLDLPLVTTIHATEAGRHQGWLPEEMNRTIHGVEHWLGGESTRVIVCSRYMRDEVTGLFGVPADRVDVVPNGVEPHRWRVPASAVARARARFAGDGPLVTFAGRLVYEKGVQHLLAGLPRLRERHPGLRAVIVGDGPYRAELEADVHRHGLAGTVSLPGFLGGTDLPAVMAASDCFAVPSIYEPFGMVALEGAAAGAPLAVAETGGLAEIVEPGVTGMTFRPHDPDALTDAVHALLSDAERARVLARRARAMVHEQYGWAAIASRTASTYASAIAHAPAVTAERAARQMAHGRALPSVPEGNLLAAAGLR
- a CDS encoding M14 family zinc carboxypeptidase — encoded protein: MRYRRTTAGVFSALLAVTLAATAQPVPASGQLATIAQVEPNQVQGLTAVQGDGYATLAWTPVAGATDYEIERTPVADDDTATGNSVTVGVWRPNRQINTSAPTFADAGFAPGNRFQWRVRARFDGAAQPYSAPVSGTTRGHWGDPDAPGAGLRTQWETTLGAQYTSDVNEYAYTAAVDALSERVRVVEIGRTVNDRPINMFVIGYPTPPATPEAVAATHPLVVNCNVHGNEPGDREACLIMARQLAFTDDAATLDRLSTTTMLIVPTINGDGRAANTRGNSTGQDLNRDYSLIRQPETQAFVEMVRDYRPVASYDGHEYGNANTGDLPMLPPRHQNVAQGIFDESQHMIEGHMYTQGARDGWWACPYGCTGANVGLGEETILRNTLGLKNVVNSLLELRSSGGPTRPDEGNTANNRRRKTYSALWTFHQFLAYHRASVGDITAARAEAIRFQSANTGRIVFRGSRPIEAYPAPHPGDTPPPLDAPAADQILAQPPCAYKLTEEQYHGARTDGPTGRQTTVAQRLAAHGWKVIKVAGGYLVPLSQPERGLVPLLLDGQAAEGLVAGERIAPTLTGTHNGPLTVSGVACLAGATVRGPVRVQPGATLIVNGGTINGPVDASGAAGFVLTAGTVSGPVNVTGTTGPVLLVGNRISGPVNVVNNAGAAPLVAGNTVNGPLGCTGNAAAPVDLEVANSVSGPTFGQCVRR